One stretch of Prinia subflava isolate CZ2003 ecotype Zambia chromosome 19, Cam_Psub_1.2, whole genome shotgun sequence DNA includes these proteins:
- the DDX54 gene encoding ATP-dependent RNA helicase DDX54: MAPLRARRQPRGAPVPVTPLPAFPTAAEEDDGADAELDTQAMVRAQNQKKKKSGGFQSMGLSYPVFKGIMKKGYKVPTPIQRKTIPAILRGRDVVAMARTGSGKTACFLIPMFERLKAPSQAGARALILSPTRELALQTLKFTKELGKFTGLKTALILGGDKMEDQFAALHENPDIIIATPGRLVHVAVEMKLKLHTVEYVVFDEADRLFEMGFAEQLQEIIARLPDGHQTVLFSATLPKLLVEFARAGLTEPMLIRLDVESKLSEQLKLVFFHVRGDDKPAVLLHLLRSVVKPQDQTVVFVATKHHTEYLRELLTAQGIRCTHIYSSLDQTARKINIAKFSQGKCPVLLVTDVAARGLDIPMLDNVINFSFPAKGKLFLHRVGRVARAGRSGTAYSLVAPDEMPYVFDLHLFLGRPLVLAGAQEMPADAGGVLGRVPQSLVDDEECLLLTDHEGSLELRSLRRVADNAHKQYLRSRPGPSPESIKRAKDLDVSQLGMHPLFRARFEDTELQRLKLVDSIKTYKSKATIFEINATSRTPASTVMRSKRRHDRALIEKFQRGQQEKRAAALKGQGLCPAPPEPQDGEGEQEDLQDVFSNVGSRKRKRGRGGEEDGPRKKPQQPAQQDEDFYIPYRPKDFESERGLSVGGEGSAFEQQAAGAVLDLMGDENHNLNKSKQLLKWDRKKKRFVGQTGQEDKKKVRTESGRYISSSYKNNLYEKWKQKYKVDERDEDEEGPRSREQFRGKHRRGHGPAQPPAQGRVRSELRNKQQILKQRKKAAKQRFLQSGGLKRLKARNRQRVQQLRQMAFGRRTGTAKKGKLRKRM; this comes from the exons ATGGCGCCGCTGCGcgcccgccgccagccccgcggAGCGCCG gtCCCTGTGACCCCGCTGCCCGCCTTCCCTACCGCTGCCGAGGAGGACGATGGTGCCGATGCTGAGCTGGACACTCAGGCCATGGTGCGGGCCCAGaaccagaagaagaagaaatctgGGGGCTTCCAGTCCATGG GCCTCAGCTACCCTGTCTTCAAGGGCATCATGAAGAAGGGCTACAAGGTGCCCACGCCCATCCAGAGGAAG ACCATCCCTGCCATCCTGCGTGGCCGGGATGTGGTGGCGATGGCGCGGACGGGCAGCGGGAAGACGGCGTGTTTCCTCATCCCCATGTTCGAGCGGCTGAAGGCGCCCAGCCAGGCCGGGGCACGCGCCCTCATCCTCTCGCCCACCCGGGAGCTGGCCCTGCAGACCCTCAAGTTCACCAAGGAG CTGGGCAAGTTCACCGGCTTGAAGACAGCCCTGATCCTGGGAGGAGACAA GATGGAGGACCAGTTTGCTGCCCTGCATGAGAACCCTGACAT aATCATCGCCACCCCTGGGCGCCTGGTGCATGTGGCAGTGGAGATGAAGCTGAAGCTGCACACCGTGGAGTACGTGGTGTTCGATGAGGCCGACAG GCTCTTTGAGATGGGctttgctgagcagctccaggagatcATCGCCCGCCTCCCAGACGGCCACCAGACCGTGCTGTTCTCCGCCACGCTGCCCAAGCTGCTGGTCGAGTTCGCCCGGGCGG GCCTCACTGAGCCGATGCTGATCCGCCTGGATGTGGAGTCCAAGCTGAGTGAGCAGCTCAAG CTGGTGTTCTTCCACGTGCGTGGGGATGACAAAccggctgtgctgctgcacctGCTCCGCAGCGTGGTGAAGCCCCAGGACCAGACAGTCGTCTTCGTGGCCACCAAGCACCACACGGAGTATCTGAGGGAG ctgctgaCGGCACAGGGCATCCGCTGCACACACATCTACAGCTCCCTGGACCAGACTGCCCGCAAGATCAACATCGCCAAGTTCTCCCAGGGCAAGTGCCCGGTGCTGCTGGTCACCGACGTGGCTGCCCGGGGGCTGGACATCCCCATGCTGGACAATGTCATCAACTTCAGCTTCCCCGCCAAGGGCAAACTCTTCCTGCATCGTGTCG GCCGTGTGGCCCGAGCTGGCCGGAGTGGCACTGCCTACTCGCTGGTGGCTCCTGACGAGATGCCCTACGTGTTCGACCTGCACCTCTTCCTGGGACGCCCGCTCGTCCTCGCCGGAGCCCAGGAGATGCCTGCTG ATGCTGGCGGGGTCCTGGGCCGTGTCCCCCAGAGCCTGGTGGATGACGAGGAGTGCCTGCTGCTGACGGACCACGAGGGCTCTCTGGAGCTGCGCAGCCTCCGCCGCGTGGCGGACAACGCCCACAAGCAGTACCtgcgctcccggcccggcccctcgCCTGAGTCCATCAAGAGGGCCAAGGACCTGGATGTGTCCCAGCTGGGCATGCACCCCCTCTTCA gAGCTCGCTTCGAAGACACCGAGCTGCAGAGGCTGAAGTTGGTGGATAGCATCAAAACCTACAAGTCCAAAGCA acCATCTTTGAGATCAACGCCACCTCCCGGACGCCGGCCAGCACCGTGATGCGATCGAAGCGGCGCCACGACCGTGCCCTGATCGAGAAGTtccagcgtgggcagcaggagaagcGGGCAGCAGCACTTaaagggcaggggctgtgcccagcccctcccgaGCCCCAGGATGGGGAAGGAGAACAGGAGGACCTCCAG GACGTGTTCTCCAATGTGGGGAGCCGGAAGCGAAAAcgaggcagaggaggagaagaagatGGTCCCAGGAAAAAGCCACAGCAGCCGGCACAGCAGGATGAGGACTTCTACATCCCATACCGGCCCAAGGACTTTGAGAGCGAGCGGGG GCTGAGCGTGGGCGGCGAGGGCAGCGCCTTCGAGCAGCAGGCGGCCGGGGCCGTGCTGGATCTCATGGGTGACGAGAACCACAACCTCAACAAGAGCAAGCAGCTGCTCAAGTG GGACCGCAAGAAGAAGCGGTTTGTGGGGCAGACGGGCCAGGAGGACAAGAAGAAGGTGCGGACAGAGAGCGGGCGCTACATCAGCAGCTCCTACAAGAACAATCT CTATGAGAAGTGGAAGCAGAAGTACAAGGTTGACGAGcgggatgaggatgaggaagggCCACGCAGCAGGGAGCAGTTCAGAGGGAAGCACAGACGTGGGCACG GGCCCGCGCAGCCCCCGGCGCAGGGCAGGGTGCGCTCGGAGCTGAGGAACAAGCAGCAGATCCTGAAGCAGCGCAAGAAGGCGGCCAAGCAGCGCTTCCTGCAGAGCGGGGGCCTGAAACGCCTCAAGGCGCGGAACCGGCAGCGGGTGCAGCAGCTGCGGCAGATGGCCTTCGGGCGCCGCACCGGCACTGCCAAGAAGGGCAAGCTCAGGAAGAGGATGTAG
- the CFAP73 gene encoding cilia- and flagella-associated protein 73, whose product MDSELEERLRVAFRDKLRLLPAELQAARGRTVPARDAPTLLPSTRVLLKRREVAEVDRELQNQRQEFQQRMQRLAQRRQQLARRQEQHRHAVHRFESFLKAVAARRERALRRAGEEQARAAAERAEAARLQRELEQLLRHRERLARRLRSLRPFGDYLRDALARMGQFQDVPAMLVHFGLLEGVRAALAREAEAGQELLAQDRAQLQRYRQDISTQLLGTREELARLHTRLEAARQDVLQWESCWTHMQSTASQKTLLLGQIKLAVLNLFQQTTAQLRIPMDRAQEDTKAQLDMVLLCMQGLADICATDAHPQHHKRVRMLQDQE is encoded by the exons ATGGACTCGGAGCTGGAGGAGCGGTTGCGAGTGGCTTTCCGGGACAAGCTGCGGCTGCT CCCAGCCGAGCTGCAGGCAGCCCGCGGCAGGACGGTGCCAGCGCGGGACGCCCCCACGCTGCTGCCGTCCACTCGTGTGCTCCTGAAGAGGCGGGAGGTGGCGGAGGTGGACCGGGAGCTGCAGAACCAGCGGCAG GAGTTCCAGCAGCGGATGCAGCGCCTGGCGCAGCGCCGGCAGCAGCTGGCTCGGAGGCAAGAGCAGCACCGCCACGCCGTGCACAGATTCGAGTCCTTCCTCAAG GCGGTGGCGGCCAGGCGGGAGCGGGCGCTGCGCCGGGCGGGCGAGGAGCAGGCtcgggcggcggcggagcgggcggAGGCCGCCCggctgcagagggagctggagcagctgctgcggCACAGGGAGCGCCTGGCCCGGCGCCTGCGGAGCCTCCGGCCCTTCGGGGACTACCTGCGGGACGCGCTGGCCAGGATGGGGCAG TTCCAGGACGTGCCGGCCATGCTGGTGCATTTCGGGCTGCTGGAGGGGGtgagggcagccctggcacgggAGGCAgaagctgggcaggagctgctggcccaggacagggcacagctccagcgGTACCGTCAGGACATCAGCACCCAGCTCCTGGGCACCAGGGAGGAGTTGGCCCGGCTCCACACACGCCTGGAGGCTGCCCGCCAAGATGTGCTCCAGTGG GAGTCCTGCTGGACCCAcatgcagagcacagccagccagaagaccctgctgctggggcagatCAAGCTGGCTGTGCTGAACCTCTTCCAGCAAACCACTGCACAGCTCAGGATCCCCAtggacagagcccaggaggacacaaAGGCCCAGCTGGACATG gtgctgctctgcatgCAGGGCCTGGCTGACATCTGTGCCACTGATGCACACCCACAGCACCACAAGCGTGTCAGGATGCTTCAGGACCAGGAATAG
- the VSIG10 gene encoding V-set and immunoglobulin domain-containing protein 10, whose protein sequence is MQLLGGMPPARLFLALCVWRLVPRREAAGTDEVVFGQLGGSILLLCRNVSKEASEVVWFQGDPHAFPPLFSSRVSFPPDVRFSLVDNSSLSITELRVQDEGNYTCREVLNKTDHEHRVQLVVANPPQATPKCWAETSSPGLMLQLFCSWPGGYPHPTLHWREEGQDLENSSWVISSSSSSDTHVETLNSSHLSHRKVFKCVGSHVVKEEQPACTVEIKLPSLESEPPQTCFVGDNVTLTCRVTESTPAARLSWLRDITQPEAEIQPGGRFLIAQEGNVSRLTIQNCSQGTDGGCYVCKAQNPVGLRELFVCLTVKQPVNIVGVVGAVVVLSILAVLTVTGVVLYYNPLLCLRGAAFRNADSGDVLVLVDSEDDEEGRGSEEALGSCTEHEAMALVGGSRAQAAHLNHLMQGDDDELHGGASPQEVREETRGS, encoded by the exons ATGCAGCTGCTCGGCGGGATGCCGCCGGCGCGGCTCTTCCTCGCCCTTTGCGTCTGGAGGCTGGTGCCGCGCCGGGAGGCCGCAG gaaCAGATGAAGTGGTCTTTGGGCAGCTGGGAGGAAGCATCCTCCTTTTATGCCGGAACGTGTCCAAGGAAGCCAGCGAGGTGGTCTGGTTCCAAGGGGACCCGCACGCCTTCCCACCTCTCTTCTCCTCGAGGGTCTCCTTCCCCCCGGACGTTCGCTTTTCCCTGGTGGACAACAGCTCCCTGAGCATCACGGAGCTGCGAGTGCAGGACGAGGGCAACTACACCTGCAGGGAAGTGCTGAACAAGACGGACCATGAGCACAGGGTGCAGCTCGTGGTGGCCA ATCCACCACAGGCCACCCCAAAGTGCTGGGCTGAGACCTCCTCGCCGGGGCTGATGCTgcagctgttctgcagctggCCCGGGGGGTACCCCCACCCCACCCTGCACTGGAgagaggaggggcaggatcTGGAGAACTCCAGCTGGGTcatcagctccagcagctcctcagacaCCCACGTGGAGACACTGAACAGCTCCCACCTCTCCCACCGAAAAGTCTTCAAGTGTGTGGGCAGCCACGTGGTGAAGGAGGAGCAGCCTGCCTGCACTGTGGAGATAA AACTCCCTTCCTTGGAATCTGAGCCTCCCCAGACCTGCTTTGTGGGTGACAATGTGACCCTGACCTGCCGGGTGACCGAGAGCACCCCTGCAGCTCGGCTCAGCTGGCTCCGGGACATCACCCAGCCCGAGGCGGAGATCCAGCCTGGGGGGAGGTTCCTCATCGCCCAGGAGGGCAACGTGTCCCGGCTCACCATCCAGAACTGCTCCCAGGGCACCGACGGCGGCTGCTACGTCTGCAAGGCCCAGAACCCCGTGGGGCTCAGGGAGCTCTTCGTCTGCCTCACGGTGAAAC AGCCAGTGAACATCGTTGGGGTCGTGGGTGCTGTGGTGGTCCTGTCCATCCTGGCTGTTCTCACTGTCACTGGGGTCGTGTTGTACTACAATCCCCTCCTGTGCCTCAGAG GTGCTGCATTCAG GAATGCAGACTCAGGGGATGTCCTAGTGCTGGTGGACTCTGAAGATGACGAGGAGGGGAGGGGGTCCGAGGaggccctgggcagctgcaccGAGCACGAGGCCATGGCACTGGTCGGTGggagcagggcccaggctgCTCACCTGAACCACCTCATGCAAG GTGACGATGACGAGCTCCATGGTGGGGCCTCTCCACAGGAAGTTAGAGAAGAGACGCGAGGCTCATAG
- the RITA1 gene encoding RBPJ-interacting and tubulin-associated protein 1: protein MRKGPGPARARPGAAAMRAAGPAPDGGSAAARPPRGRRRVRASFVDESLFGRPAGARPPPPAFPPPWAAPAAPSAGGSRPGSQCRSRSHAPSFCDESLFGAKPQGPAWAAPRMRKEDVAKLHSLLWSPPPAPQSQPGLSPHCRGTPLRAVHPPASAPPAASKPGHQEKVCGWKHPRSDACSTGWGAPGRGRSQSVSRLSTPPDRIHLSSNLGTERWKNQSPPTTPAGRQGPLVRGRSNSVSGSPVLRNAKAAGGCKARPPWK, encoded by the exons ATGCGGaaggggccgggcccggcccgtgcccgccccggggccgcggctatgcgggcggcggggccggccccggACGGCGGCTCGGCTGCCGCCCGCCctccgcggggccgccgccgggTGCGGGCGTCCTTCGTGGACGAGTCGCTGTTCGGCCGCCCCGCGggggcccgcccgccgccgcccgccttCCCGCCGCCCTGGGCGGCTCCCGCGGCTCCCTCCGCCGGCGGCTCCCGGCCCGGCAGTCAGTGCAG GTCCCGAAGCCACGCTCCGTCCTTCTGTGACGAGTCCCTGTTTGGTGCCAAGCCCCAGGGTCCTGCCTGGGCAGCTCCGCGGATGAGGAAGGAGGATGTAGCCAAGCTCCATTCGCTGCTCTGGAGCCCCCCGCCTGCCCCCCAAAGCCAGCCTGGCCTTTCCCCACACTGCAGGGGGACTCCCCTGCGAGCCGTCCACCCACCGGCCTCCGCGCCTCCGGCCGCATCTAAGCCCGGCCACCAGGAGAAGGTGTGTGGCTGGAAGCATCCCAGGAGCGATGCCTGCTCCACAGGCTGGGGTGCTCCCGGCAGAGGACGTTCCCAGTCTGTCAGCCGGCTGAGCACCCCCCCGGACAGGATTCACCTGTCTTCCAACCTTGGCACAGAAAGGTGGAAGAACCAGAGCCCTCCAACAACCCCTGCTGGCCGCCAGGGCCCTCTGGTGAGGGGTCGGTCCAACAGCGTGTCCGGATCTCCTGTGCTCAGGAATGCCAAGGCCGCAGGTGGCTGCAAAGCCAGACCCCCCTGGAAGTGA
- the PEBP1 gene encoding phosphatidylethanolamine-binding protein 1 yields MPVDLAKWDGPLSLSEVEQKPAHPLRVKYGSVEIDELGKVLTPTQVQHRPTSIEWDGCDPQKLYTLVLTDPDAPSRKDPKFREWHHFLVTNMKGNNVGSGTVMSDYVGSGPPKGTGLHRYVWLVYEQPQQLACSEPVLSNRSGDNRGKFKVAAFRSKYGLGAPVAGTCYQAEWDDYVPKLYEQLSGK; encoded by the exons ATGCCGGTGGACTTGGCCAAGTGGGACGGGCCCCTGAGCCTCTCCGAGGTGGAGCAGAAGCCAGCGCACCCGCTGAGGGTCAAGTATGGCTCCGTGGAGATCGACGAGCTGGGCAAGGTGCTCACGCCCACTCAG GTCCAGCATCGCCCCACCAGCATCGAGTGGGACGGCTGCGATCCCCAGAAGCTTTACACCTTGGTTCTCACAGACCCTGATGCGCCCAGTCGGAAGGACCCAAAGTTCAG GGAGTGGCATCACTTCCTGGTGACCAACATGAAAGGCAACAACGTGGGCAGCGGGACCGTGATGTCGGATTATGTTGGCTCCGGGCCTCCCAAGGGAACAG GGCTGCACCGCTACGTGTGGCTGGTGTacgagcagccccagcagctggcCTGCAGCGAGCCCGTCCTGTCCAACCGCTCCGGGGACAACCGCGGCAAGTTCAAGGTGGCCGCCTTCCGCAGCAAGTACGGGCTGGGGGCGCCGGTGGCGGGCACCTGCTACCAGGCCGAGTGGGATGACTACGTGCCCAAGCTCTACGAGCAGCTCTCGGGGAAGTAG